One Spinacia oleracea cultivar Varoflay chromosome 4, BTI_SOV_V1, whole genome shotgun sequence DNA segment encodes these proteins:
- the LOC130459614 gene encoding protein DETOXIFICATION 45, chloroplastic-like — MEETDVKDPNLKQSLESATSQISQLALSNSPTGVANLAAVFLFPLFINYFQMGVTGAATATVVSQYIGSFLMIWFLSKRVILLPPKFGDLKFGVYLKSGGFLIGRTVAVLITMTIGTSMAARQGPLAMAAHQICMQVWLAVSLLTDGLAASGQVYTPRNAPILVRKLMWFVSNGISVLPASIYYWLERA, encoded by the exons ATGGAGGAGACAGATGTTAAAGATCCAAATTTAAAGCAATCTCTGGAGTCTGCTACTTCTCAGATTAGCCAGCTAGCTCTTTCTAATAGTCCTACTG GTGTTGCCAATCTTGCAGCTGTTTTTCTGTTCCCGCTTTTcataaattattttcagatGGGTGTCACTGGAGCAGCCACTGCCACTGTTGTGTCTCA ATACATAGGTAGCTTCTTGATGATTTGGTTTCTTAGCAAGAGAGTAATATTATTACCTCCAAAATTTGGAGATCTGAAGTTTGGGGTCTATTTAAAATCTG GTGGATTTCTGATTGGAAGAACTGTGGCTGTTTTGATAACTATGACGATTGGGACCTCGATGGCTGCTCGTCAaggtcctctagctatggctgcTCATCAAATCTGTATGCAAGTGTGGTTGGCTGTCTCTCTTTTAACTGATGGATTGGCCGCATCTGGTCAG gtctacactccgaggaatgcgcctatactagtgaggaaattgatgtggttcgtgagcaacggGATAAGTGTTTTACCCGCAAGTATTTACTATTGGcttgagcgcgcttga